A window of Helicobacter anatolicus contains these coding sequences:
- a CDS encoding MBL fold metallo-hydrolase has product MEILKQSFGIYETNCYIIKKDGKEWGIDPGVGALEWIEKECKNLQGILLTHGHFDHIFDVAKLKKKFPDVLVYCPMLDAFMLESDCFNTGITPCTPDVLIPCCKDEQEVEVHGLKFYFNHLPGHTPGCSIIMLEDCIFSGDFVFRRSIGRYDFPYSSATDMKESLQRFREIESQKDKIIYPGHGENTLLFAEQENVKFWLQRM; this is encoded by the coding sequence ATGGAGATACTCAAGCAAAGCTTCGGGATTTATGAGACAAATTGTTATATTATTAAAAAAGATGGTAAGGAGTGGGGGATTGATCCTGGGGTAGGGGCTTTGGAGTGGATTGAAAAAGAATGTAAGAATCTACAGGGAATTTTGCTTACACATGGGCATTTTGATCATATTTTTGATGTTGCAAAACTCAAAAAGAAGTTTCCTGATGTGCTTGTGTATTGCCCTATGCTTGATGCTTTTATGTTGGAGAGTGATTGTTTTAATACAGGCATTACTCCTTGTACTCCTGATGTTTTGATTCCTTGCTGTAAAGATGAGCAAGAAGTAGAAGTTCATGGCTTAAAATTTTATTTTAATCATTTACCTGGACATACTCCTGGATGTTCTATTATTATGTTAGAAGATTGTATCTTTAGTGGGGACTTTGTTTTTAGGCGAAGTATTGGAAGATATGATTTTCCTTATTCAAGTGCAACAGATATGAAAGAATCTTTACAGAGATTTCGAGAAATAGAAAGTCAAAAAGATAAAATTATTTATCCTGGACATGGAGAAAACACTCTGCTTTTTGCAGAACAAGAAAATGTAAAATTTTGGCTACAGAGAATGTAG
- the purU gene encoding formyltetrahydrofolate deformylase: protein MSPDMQGLIFKVSQILFESKLNIEKNDEFVDKEQNIFFMRTEVSGNLNAPEILKKLQTTLPTQAQINIIPQTKKTIIIFCTKENHCLGDLLLRYESGELNVNIAAVISNYEVLGDLVKKFNINFIHISHENLSRKEHEEKILKACETYNADYLVLAKYMRILSPSFVEKYQQKIINIHHSFLPAFIGANPYKQAYQRGVKLIGATAHFVNDNLDEGPIIAQDIISIDHSYTWKDMQKAGRNIEKIVFAKAIDLALQDRIFVYGNKTVVF, encoded by the coding sequence ATGTCTCCTGATATGCAGGGATTAATTTTTAAAGTTTCACAAATTCTTTTTGAATCTAAGCTCAATATAGAAAAAAATGATGAATTTGTCGATAAAGAACAAAATATTTTTTTTATGAGAACAGAGGTAAGCGGAAATCTTAATGCGCCTGAAATTCTAAAAAAATTACAAACTACCCTCCCCACACAAGCACAAATAAATATTATCCCACAAACAAAAAAAACAATCATTATTTTTTGCACTAAAGAAAATCATTGCTTGGGAGATTTATTGTTACGCTATGAGAGCGGTGAGCTTAATGTAAATATTGCCGCGGTAATTAGCAATTATGAAGTTTTAGGGGATCTAGTCAAAAAGTTTAATATTAATTTTATCCATATTTCTCATGAAAATCTCTCTCGTAAAGAGCATGAAGAAAAAATTCTAAAAGCTTGTGAAACATATAATGCTGATTATCTCGTACTTGCAAAATATATGAGGATTCTATCTCCATCTTTTGTAGAAAAGTATCAGCAAAAAATTATCAATATCCATCATAGTTTTTTACCTGCCTTTATCGGTGCAAATCCTTATAAACAAGCCTACCAAAGAGGTGTAAAACTTATTGGAGCAACGGCACATTTTGTCAATGATAATCTTGATGAAGGGCCAATTATTGCACAAGATATAATCAGTATCGACCATAGTTATACTTGGAAAGACATGCAAAAAGCAGGACGCAATATTGAAAAAATCGTTTTTGCAAAAGCTATAGATCTAGCATTACAGGATCGTATTTTTGTCTATGGTAACAAGACGGTTGTTTTTTAA
- the sppA gene encoding signal peptide peptidase SppA encodes MKTIIKIFIAPFAFITKYFKACIFFLILALIFANFNNEYAIDKNINLAKIYLNGPIMDSNSIYEQIKKIDANPNIKGVLLLINSPGGAVGASVEISDLIKELNLKIPVVAYVQGVMASGSYYGGMHASKIFANRGALIGSIGVIFSSMNVENLMQKIGISTQSISAGEYKEVGTPMRKWTPQEKEFLNNLIQEEYRMFISDVAEARKLSISNYKKFAEGKIFSAKNAQKLGLIDEVGSMDDAINALKDLSQVQDPVWLEKNKFDDYLEKFLNSSTQFLLKNFTYQIY; translated from the coding sequence TTGAAAACGATTATCAAAATCTTCATTGCACCCTTTGCATTTATTACAAAATATTTTAAGGCTTGTATTTTTTTTCTTATCCTAGCACTAATTTTTGCAAATTTTAACAATGAGTATGCAATAGACAAAAATATTAATCTTGCAAAAATCTATCTCAATGGTCCTATTATGGATTCTAATAGTATTTATGAGCAAATTAAAAAAATCGATGCAAATCCAAACATTAAGGGAGTTTTACTTCTTATCAACTCTCCAGGTGGTGCAGTCGGAGCTAGTGTAGAGATTAGCGATCTTATCAAAGAACTCAATCTTAAAATTCCTGTTGTTGCCTATGTGCAAGGAGTGATGGCAAGTGGAAGTTATTATGGCGGAATGCATGCGAGCAAAATTTTTGCTAATCGCGGAGCTTTAATTGGCTCAATTGGCGTTATTTTTAGTAGCATGAATGTAGAAAATTTGATGCAAAAAATCGGTATTAGCACCCAGAGTATTAGTGCAGGAGAATACAAAGAAGTTGGAACACCGATGCGAAAATGGACCCCACAAGAAAAAGAATTTCTCAATAATCTCATCCAAGAAGAATATCGCATGTTTATCTCTGATGTAGCAGAAGCACGCAAACTCTCTATTTCAAATTACAAAAAATTTGCTGAAGGTAAAATCTTTAGTGCAAAAAATGCACAAAAACTTGGCCTTATTGACGAAGTCGGATCAATGGATGATGCAATCAATGCTCTCAAAGATCTTTCACAAGTACAAGATCCTGTATGGTTGGAAAAAAATAAGTTTGATGATTATTTGGAAAAGTTTTTAAATTCTAGCACGCAATTTTTACTAAAAAACTTTACTTATCAAATTTATTAA
- a CDS encoding methionine-R-sulfoxide reductase, whose product MQKLTQEEARIILEKGTEPPFSGEYDRFFEEGIYVCRQCENPLFSSESKFKSGCGWPSFEDCIEGGVKESLDADGRRIEITCANCGGHLGHVFRGEGYTDKDTRHCVNSLSIRFKKQNA is encoded by the coding sequence ATGCAAAAATTAACACAAGAAGAAGCACGCATTATTTTAGAAAAAGGCACAGAACCACCATTTAGTGGAGAATATGATCGATTTTTTGAAGAGGGGATTTATGTGTGCAGACAATGTGAAAATCCTCTTTTTAGTTCAGAATCAAAGTTTAAATCAGGTTGTGGATGGCCGAGTTTTGAGGATTGTATAGAAGGTGGTGTAAAAGAAAGTTTAGATGCTGATGGTAGGCGCATTGAAATTACTTGTGCTAATTGTGGAGGGCATTTAGGACATGTTTTTAGAGGTGAGGGTTATACGGATAAAGATACAAGACATTGTGTAAACTCTCTTTCTATTAGATTCAAAAAACAAAATGCTTAA
- a CDS encoding NAD(P)H-hydrate dehydratase — translation MLNLYRDKKTLDLRCVTHFKIDSAILMENAGNSLRLLVEELAPLGSVVLIVCGGGDNGGDGYVLARQLMEKYCVKVFLAKEPKSELCKLQYQRILALGVEVVSEFFPCDILVDCFIGSGLKLPLDSKTKEIILKMSKIGHIKIACDLPSGITLDGNGEVVFQADYTMAMGGLNYALFSDYAKDYVGEIKIGNLGLCSLDYAQDSCIKLLEKSDWQLPFRKKQNTHKGDYGFLSVYAGNKNGAGNLSALAGLRIGAGCVGVFGNLYPYSLELIYEKEISIKTSAFCIGMGMGEEIPKNFIEFLAKNTDIPCVLDADILRKKEVVEILKNHSHLVLTPHCGEFLSLWENCGFTPLKKQEFLENKLQYLMEFCAKYPHVVVVLKGANTLIAQSQQIYVNAFGNVSLAKAGSGDVLCGIIGGLLAQGVNTLQAAIQGSLTHSFCAWEFKNYNYALTPLDLIENIKKLH, via the coding sequence ATGCTTAATCTTTATAGGGATAAAAAAACTTTAGATTTAAGATGTGTGACGCATTTTAAAATAGATTCTGCAATTTTGATGGAAAATGCTGGAAACTCTTTGCGGCTTCTTGTTGAAGAGTTAGCGCCTTTAGGAAGTGTGGTATTAATTGTGTGTGGTGGGGGAGATAATGGTGGGGACGGTTATGTTTTAGCACGACAGTTGATGGAAAAATATTGTGTGAAAGTTTTTCTTGCTAAAGAGCCAAAAAGTGAGCTTTGCAAGTTACAATATCAGCGTATTTTAGCACTTGGTGTGGAGGTTGTTTCAGAATTTTTTCCTTGTGATATACTGGTAGATTGTTTTATTGGTAGTGGCTTAAAATTACCATTAGATTCAAAAACCAAAGAAATTATTTTGAAAATGTCTAAGATAGGGCATATAAAAATTGCTTGTGATTTGCCAAGTGGAATTACGCTTGATGGAAATGGTGAGGTGGTGTTTCAAGCAGATTATACAATGGCGATGGGAGGTTTAAATTACGCGCTTTTTAGCGATTATGCTAAAGATTATGTTGGTGAAATAAAAATAGGGAATCTTGGGCTTTGTTCTTTGGATTATGCACAAGATTCTTGTATAAAACTTTTAGAAAAAAGTGATTGGCAATTGCCTTTTAGAAAAAAACAAAATACACATAAGGGTGATTATGGTTTTTTGAGCGTGTATGCAGGAAATAAAAATGGTGCAGGAAACTTAAGTGCACTTGCTGGACTGAGAATTGGTGCAGGGTGCGTAGGAGTTTTTGGAAATTTATATCCTTATTCTTTAGAGCTTATATATGAGAAAGAGATTTCAATAAAAACTAGTGCATTTTGTATTGGTATGGGAATGGGAGAGGAGATTCCAAAAAATTTTATAGAATTTTTAGCAAAAAATACTGATATTCCTTGTGTATTAGATGCGGATATTTTGCGTAAAAAAGAGGTGGTAGAAATTTTAAAAAATCACTCGCATTTAGTTTTAACACCGCATTGTGGAGAATTTTTGAGCTTATGGGAAAATTGTGGTTTTACACCTTTAAAAAAACAGGAGTTTTTAGAAAATAAATTACAATATTTAATGGAATTTTGTGCAAAATATCCGCATGTTGTGGTAGTGTTAAAGGGTGCAAATACTTTGATTGCGCAATCCCAACAAATCTATGTCAATGCTTTTGGTAATGTTTCTTTGGCAAAAGCAGGGAGTGGAGATGTACTTTGTGGTATTATTGGTGGACTACTTGCACAAGGAGTAAATACGTTACAAGCGGCAATACAAGGGAGTTTGACACATAGCTTTTGCGCGTGGGAATTTAAGAATTATAATTATGCGCTTACTCCTTTAGATCTTATAGAAAATATAAAAAAACTTCATTAG
- a CDS encoding MFS transporter has protein sequence MQETTSNYFQRKISSLVQRRLFKFSLFSTTATTILGGIIIAPSLPQLQNHFISVPHIEFLSRLVVTFPALFVVIFAPISGILLDKYKKVKILIFCMLLWAISGASGFFLNDIYLILFSRAFFGIATAFIMTGATSLIAEYYVGNERQKALSLQGFATACGSAIFISIGGFLANLDWRYPFLVYLLGIPLAFLAGLMLFEPRVPKIATKKYSDYNHQEKTPVFKLIFVYLMAFLGFVVYYISPTQIPFFITHNLHKSSDLIGISMSASAIAYGFSSLSYSFFRSYFKISQLYGLACFLMGMCFLLLYIFHSYAILFVALVFLGMGGGILFVNNNSFLLSFVPASSRAKALGGLSSIVFLGQFLSPVFSQIIVQSFGIITLFLCVFILLFILGVLFWGFYFSPKGRRG, from the coding sequence GTGCAAGAAACAACATCAAATTATTTTCAAAGAAAAATTTCTTCTTTGGTGCAGCGTCGACTTTTTAAATTTTCTCTTTTTTCTACAACTGCAACGACAATTTTAGGTGGAATTATCATCGCTCCTTCTTTACCGCAATTACAAAATCATTTTATTTCTGTGCCACATATTGAATTTTTATCACGTTTAGTGGTGACTTTTCCTGCTTTGTTTGTTGTAATCTTTGCACCCATTTCAGGAATCTTGTTAGATAAGTATAAAAAAGTAAAGATTTTGATTTTTTGTATGTTGCTTTGGGCGATTTCTGGGGCTAGTGGTTTTTTCTTGAATGATATTTATTTAATTTTATTTTCGCGTGCTTTTTTTGGAATTGCTACGGCATTTATTATGACAGGTGCTACGAGTTTGATTGCTGAATATTATGTGGGAAATGAAAGACAAAAGGCTCTATCTTTGCAAGGTTTTGCTACGGCTTGTGGGAGTGCTATTTTTATTAGTATTGGTGGATTTTTGGCAAATTTGGATTGGCGTTATCCATTTCTGGTATATTTGCTAGGAATCCCTTTGGCTTTTCTTGCAGGATTGATGCTTTTTGAACCGCGCGTGCCAAAGATAGCCACAAAAAAATATAGTGATTATAATCATCAGGAAAAAACCCCTGTTTTTAAACTTATTTTTGTGTATTTAATGGCCTTTCTTGGTTTTGTAGTTTATTATATTTCACCAACACAAATTCCATTTTTTATTACGCATAATTTACATAAAAGTAGTGATCTTATTGGAATTTCTATGTCAGCTTCAGCTATTGCTTATGGTTTTTCTTCCCTTTCTTATTCTTTTTTTAGGAGTTATTTTAAGATTTCTCAGCTTTATGGCTTGGCATGTTTTTTAATGGGAATGTGTTTTTTATTATTGTATATTTTTCATAGTTATGCAATTTTATTTGTAGCATTGGTATTTTTAGGGATGGGCGGGGGAATTTTATTTGTCAATAATAATTCTTTTTTGCTTTCTTTTGTGCCAGCATCTAGTCGTGCTAAGGCATTGGGCGGATTAAGTTCTATTGTATTTTTAGGTCAATTTTTATCTCCAGTTTTTTCACAGATTATTGTGCAATCTTTCGGGATTATTACTTTATTTTTATGTGTTTTTATCTTGCTTTTTATTTTAGGGGTTTTATTTTGGGGGTTTTATTTCTCCCCAAAGGGGAGGAGAGGTTAA
- a CDS encoding outer membrane family protein, translated as MKDNFKNLALFALLGSSLHAIEFKASGDVEFFSKVGFNQKRVNFEQNLYPTDTWGAVSAAAQIDFDFLSQEQKDKGHSLTGSIGGRAGGVIFDAMKDITLDPRFQNYFFGKEGGGNSIVANAYINQNFVLYNLYLEYIIKKGDHSFSTKVGRYRSKAQFHSGYTQGFEFDYNYKGLNLWWFSSYGRAFAYTQWMYDFYQPKMHGNTYYGTHAFKPSYSFDSGFYISPFIYFNTDFYVAPMLEMSYTSNKNFKGEGFNSITKIIFMAPFHIANGLKDWRYMHQAGKNGQTISIDQEFNYNNWKFGGGWYQNFGNANAHIGTYGNAALGAHWDFWTNTAYDWGALTNAISKDAKTGYLFLGANHGKVSWDILGRITRSIRADEEAVPLNIYYNINKNISIWFKVEWQQVTLHKGFLVGDKTGYELGYGTHGPDGAPKLTKNSKQDRSHAFVQITYKF; from the coding sequence ATGAAGGATAATTTTAAAAATTTGGCTCTTTTTGCATTATTAGGCAGCAGTCTTCATGCAATTGAATTTAAAGCATCTGGTGATGTAGAATTTTTTTCAAAAGTAGGTTTTAATCAAAAGCGTGTAAATTTTGAACAAAATCTCTATCCAACAGATACATGGGGAGCGGTAAGTGCAGCCGCACAAATTGACTTTGATTTTTTATCGCAAGAACAAAAAGATAAGGGTCATAGTCTTACAGGATCTATTGGGGGACGCGCTGGAGGGGTGATTTTTGATGCAATGAAGGATATTACCCTTGACCCAAGATTTCAAAATTATTTCTTTGGAAAAGAAGGAGGTGGTAATTCTATTGTAGCAAATGCTTATATTAATCAAAATTTTGTGCTTTATAATTTATATTTGGAATATATTATCAAAAAAGGTGATCATAGCTTTAGCACCAAAGTAGGTCGCTATCGCTCCAAAGCACAATTTCATAGCGGGTACACACAAGGTTTTGAATTTGATTACAACTATAAAGGCCTAAATCTCTGGTGGTTTAGCTCTTATGGTAGAGCATTTGCCTATACACAATGGATGTATGATTTTTATCAACCAAAAATGCATGGCAATACCTACTATGGAACCCATGCATTTAAACCGTCTTATAGTTTTGATTCTGGATTCTATATTTCACCTTTTATTTATTTTAATACAGATTTTTATGTTGCTCCTATGCTAGAGATGAGCTATACAAGCAATAAAAATTTTAAAGGAGAAGGTTTTAACTCAATTACTAAAATTATTTTTATGGCACCTTTTCATATTGCCAATGGTTTAAAAGATTGGCGCTATATGCATCAAGCTGGAAAAAATGGTCAAACTATTTCTATTGATCAAGAATTTAATTATAATAATTGGAAATTTGGTGGGGGTTGGTATCAAAATTTTGGTAATGCTAATGCCCATATAGGTACTTATGGAAATGCAGCACTTGGTGCCCACTGGGATTTCTGGACTAATACTGCTTATGATTGGGGTGCTTTAACAAATGCAATTTCAAAAGATGCAAAAACGGGTTATTTATTCCTTGGTGCAAATCATGGAAAAGTTAGCTGGGATATTTTAGGAAGAATTACTCGCTCTATCCGTGCAGACGAAGAAGCTGTTCCGCTTAATATTTATTACAATATCAATAAAAATATAAGCATTTGGTTTAAAGTTGAATGGCAGCAAGTTACACTACACAAAGGATTTCTTGTTGGTGATAAGACGGGGTATGAACTTGGCTATGGTACGCATGGACCAGATGGCGCTCCTAAGCTTACCAAAAATTCCAAGCAAGATAGAAGCCACGCATTTGTGCAAATTACCTATAAATTTTAA
- a CDS encoding aspartate carbamoyltransferase catalytic subunit, translating to MQHFIKTSDLDIPTIHKILEKANHYRDKTPEKTLEGKTIITAFFENSTRTLSSFEIAAKNLGAKVIRLDVSKSSTSKGETIADTAANLNAMNPHAIIIRHKNAGAGEHLARYIDCPIINGGDGAHAHPTQALLDLLTIFNHFKGNIKGKKVGIVGDIKNSRVANSNIELLTRFGLDIMLIAPPHFLPYTTLQTSHNLKESVKNLDILISLRTQTERHNYQIYGSLKDYAKDFCVTKDLIANQDIIILHPGPVHHNIDLDDEVLKDERCKVLDQVNNGVLIRMAVIEHCIL from the coding sequence ATGCAACATTTCATCAAAACAAGCGATTTGGATATCCCTACCATTCATAAAATTTTAGAAAAAGCTAATCATTATCGCGATAAAACACCTGAAAAAACTCTGGAAGGCAAAACTATTATCACAGCCTTCTTTGAAAACTCCACACGCACACTAAGTAGCTTTGAAATTGCTGCAAAAAACCTAGGTGCTAAAGTTATTCGTCTTGATGTCTCAAAAAGTTCTACAAGCAAGGGAGAAACGATTGCAGATACCGCAGCAAATCTCAATGCCATGAATCCACATGCCATCATTATTAGGCATAAAAATGCTGGTGCAGGAGAACATTTAGCGCGCTATATTGATTGTCCTATTATTAATGGAGGTGATGGTGCACATGCACATCCCACACAAGCTCTCCTTGATCTACTCACAATTTTTAATCATTTCAAAGGTAATATTAAAGGTAAAAAAGTTGGCATTGTAGGAGATATTAAAAATTCTCGCGTGGCAAATAGCAATATTGAACTACTCACGCGTTTTGGCTTAGATATTATGCTAATTGCCCCGCCACATTTTTTGCCCTATACCACATTACAAACCTCACATAATCTTAAAGAAAGTGTTAAAAATCTTGATATTCTTATTAGTCTACGTACGCAAACAGAAAGACATAATTATCAAATTTATGGATCTTTGAAAGATTATGCAAAAGATTTTTGTGTCACAAAAGATCTTATTGCAAATCAAGACATTATTATTTTACATCCTGGCCCTGTGCATCACAATATCGATCTAGATGATGAGGTTCTAAAAGATGAACGTTGTAAGGTTTTAGATCAGGTAAATAATGGTGTTTTAATCCGCATGGCAGTTATTGAACATTGTATTTTATAA